One stretch of Schlesneria sp. DSM 10557 DNA includes these proteins:
- a CDS encoding phage tail tube protein — protein sequence MVADVNVFVGQQRFLRLIDEETWATVPAVDPVWVDVPVTDYTVRNRPKRRNGQARTGSYQRRYGANPSGHPSGNLVTPLYGFVNEDLEISLAQLMMEWGFADHEVKFPRSKTAEWQYVGHDNDQRHLGLRVNTATLAGSEAGIVLTLELIGQSSVSFTGAASPPADRNKLVEFLFEDSTFTLGGTPLRVSQFQWSVQRNLDVIYHNSHNPISMPKTQFSETFSITPMKSNKTYDDLRDAFGMPELAGQLVLKGLHNGTGDTGNFTVLTIDFDRLSLIDSDESGGTGAIMNPLTFDVLKPDTADNGSAMTWTEAA from the coding sequence TGTGGGACAGCAACGGTTTCTTCGGCTGATTGATGAAGAGACCTGGGCGACCGTTCCGGCGGTGGATCCGGTTTGGGTGGATGTGCCAGTCACTGACTACACGGTGAGAAACCGCCCGAAGAGGCGGAACGGGCAGGCGCGGACCGGATCGTATCAGCGGCGGTACGGGGCGAATCCCTCGGGGCATCCCTCGGGAAATCTTGTCACGCCCCTGTATGGGTTCGTGAACGAAGATTTGGAGATCAGTCTGGCGCAGTTGATGATGGAATGGGGATTCGCGGACCACGAAGTGAAGTTCCCTCGCTCGAAGACGGCGGAATGGCAGTACGTTGGTCATGACAACGATCAGCGTCACTTGGGGCTGCGGGTGAATACCGCAACTCTCGCCGGCAGTGAGGCCGGGATTGTTCTCACGCTGGAACTGATCGGGCAATCGTCGGTGAGCTTTACCGGCGCCGCATCGCCGCCAGCGGACCGGAACAAACTGGTTGAGTTCTTGTTCGAGGACTCGACGTTCACCTTGGGTGGAACGCCGCTCAGAGTCAGCCAGTTTCAATGGTCGGTGCAGCGAAATCTGGATGTCATTTATCACAACTCCCACAACCCGATTTCGATGCCGAAGACTCAGTTCAGCGAAACCTTTTCCATCACGCCGATGAAGTCGAACAAGACTTATGACGATCTGCGTGATGCGTTTGGGATGCCGGAACTGGCCGGTCAATTGGTCCTGAAGGGGCTGCACAACGGCACCGGCGACACCGGGAACTTCACCGTCCTCACGATCGACTTCGACCGGTTGTCGCTGATCGACAGCGACGAAAGCGGTGGTACCGGGGCGATCATGAACCCGCTGACGTTCGATGTGCTGAAGCCCGACACGGCGGACAACGGCTCGGCGATGACCTGGACCGAGGCGGCGTAA